The proteins below come from a single Salinilacihabitans rarus genomic window:
- a CDS encoding PAS domain S-box protein — protein MSERPAPPGATFWAETSDDVARQRYETLVNVVDDGIYQLDAAGRFEAVNDVILEQTGYDREALLGEHVSLVLAAADIEQIQREIRRRLTTGERQVETFEFPVRTAEGATIDCELRFSLLVEAGTFRGTVGIARDITDRKRTERTLAAREQQLQRERDLTERILDTAPIGIQVLDADGEITRLNERARELLDIAEPQAYAPSDRTVYDEDGRELAVDEHPFAQVLATGEPVADRILEIDRPDGDSRWLSVNAAPILTADGAVDRVVTTGEDVTALKEHARDLERRTDALAAELAEVYGRITDGVIAVNEAWEFTYANERAATALGLDTAEFLGETLWEAVPDVVDTVFEERFREAMATQEPVGVDAYYAPADKWFDAQAYPSATGLSIYVRDVTERAAAKREIEATNRTLQQLYAISADREQSFDEKVTRMLALGRERLGVETGYLATVDEAEDSFEVTHASSDDPRVQPGLVAPLSETYCRTTVETEGLLAFTDAPTDAGIDDESYETLGLECYIGGSVIVDGELYGTLCFEDASPRAASFTPAERTFVELVTQWVSYELERTQRRRTLEQYTEYTDAILDAVDDLFYVLDTDGRLRRWNESLAAVTGYTHAAIESMHALDFFDESAHEAITTAIADGLETGRTRVEAALQTADGATIPYEFVATTLTAPDGEPRLAGIGRDITERKRRDRELAKYEAIVETSNDGIYVADDALEYTMVNDAYAALTGYDRDELLGTHASRVVADETLERAAELREAMATEAVAKPTIEGTIETADGERVPVEVTFSTVSSDGTAERVGIVRDITVRKEQRRQLEASERRYRTLVEHFPNGAVALFDDDFRYTAVGGQLLDAMGVAPDDRVGTSVYDIYPDDIVDEVEPYFTAALAGEATSFDVEYRDRHLLAYTLPIRDAGDEIYAGMLVVQNITDLKETQRRLEESNERLQQFAYAASHDLQEPLRMVSSYLQLIEQRYGDALDADGHEFLAFAVDGAERMRAMIDGLLEYSRVETQGEPFEPVALEDVVEEARANLHVRIAETDARIEVADLPVVEGDPRQLRQLFQNLLSNAIEYSGDEPPQVHVAAERDGDEWTVSVRDEGIGIDPDEHDRIFEVFQRLHSRDEHPGTGIGLALCQRIVERHGGEIRVDSEPGEGTTFAVTLPAASE, from the coding sequence ATGAGTGAGCGACCAGCGCCGCCCGGCGCAACCTTCTGGGCGGAGACGAGCGACGACGTCGCGCGCCAGCGGTACGAGACGCTCGTGAACGTGGTCGACGACGGCATCTACCAGCTCGACGCCGCCGGCCGGTTCGAAGCCGTCAACGACGTCATCCTCGAGCAGACGGGCTACGACCGCGAGGCCCTCCTCGGCGAACACGTCTCGCTCGTCCTCGCCGCCGCCGACATCGAGCAGATCCAGCGCGAGATCCGCCGGCGACTCACGACCGGCGAGCGGCAGGTCGAGACGTTCGAGTTTCCCGTACGGACGGCCGAAGGGGCGACGATCGACTGCGAGTTGCGCTTCAGCCTGCTCGTCGAAGCCGGCACGTTCCGGGGGACCGTCGGCATCGCCCGCGATATCACCGACCGCAAGCGTACCGAGCGGACGCTCGCCGCGCGCGAGCAACAACTCCAACGCGAACGCGACCTGACCGAGCGCATTCTCGACACCGCGCCGATCGGCATCCAAGTACTTGATGCCGACGGCGAGATCACGCGGCTGAACGAGCGCGCGCGGGAGCTCCTCGACATCGCAGAGCCGCAAGCGTACGCCCCGTCCGATCGGACCGTCTACGACGAGGACGGCCGCGAACTCGCGGTCGACGAGCACCCGTTCGCGCAGGTGCTCGCGACGGGCGAGCCAGTGGCCGACCGGATACTCGAGATCGACCGCCCGGACGGTGACTCGCGGTGGCTGTCGGTCAACGCCGCGCCCATCCTGACCGCCGATGGCGCGGTCGACCGCGTGGTCACCACCGGCGAGGACGTCACCGCCCTCAAAGAGCACGCGCGCGACCTCGAGCGCCGAACGGACGCGTTGGCGGCGGAACTCGCGGAGGTCTACGGCCGGATCACCGACGGCGTCATCGCCGTCAACGAGGCGTGGGAGTTCACCTACGCCAACGAGCGCGCCGCGACGGCTCTTGGCCTCGACACCGCGGAGTTCCTCGGCGAGACGCTCTGGGAGGCCGTTCCCGACGTGGTCGACACGGTGTTCGAAGAGCGCTTCCGCGAGGCGATGGCCACCCAAGAGCCGGTCGGCGTCGACGCGTACTACGCGCCGGCCGACAAATGGTTCGACGCGCAAGCGTACCCGTCGGCGACGGGGCTGTCGATCTACGTCCGCGACGTCACCGAGCGCGCGGCGGCCAAACGCGAGATCGAGGCAACCAACCGCACGCTCCAGCAGTTGTACGCGATCAGCGCCGACCGCGAGCAGTCGTTCGACGAGAAGGTCACCCGGATGCTCGCCCTCGGCCGGGAGCGCCTCGGCGTCGAAACCGGCTATCTGGCGACCGTCGACGAAGCCGAGGATTCTTTCGAGGTCACCCACGCCAGCAGCGACGACCCGCGCGTCCAGCCCGGCTTGGTCGCGCCGCTGTCGGAGACCTACTGCCGGACGACCGTCGAGACCGAGGGGTTGCTCGCGTTCACCGACGCCCCGACTGACGCGGGGATCGACGACGAGAGCTACGAGACCTTGGGCCTCGAGTGTTATATCGGCGGGTCGGTGATCGTCGACGGCGAGCTATACGGCACGCTCTGTTTCGAAGACGCGTCCCCGCGGGCAGCGTCGTTCACGCCGGCCGAGCGGACGTTCGTCGAACTCGTCACGCAGTGGGTCAGCTACGAACTCGAGCGGACCCAGCGCCGGCGCACCCTCGAACAGTACACCGAGTACACTGACGCGATTCTGGACGCCGTCGACGACCTCTTCTACGTCCTCGATACGGACGGACGGCTCCGGCGGTGGAACGAGAGTCTCGCCGCGGTGACGGGCTACACACACGCTGCCATCGAGTCGATGCACGCGCTCGACTTCTTCGACGAGTCCGCACACGAGGCGATCACGACCGCGATCGCCGACGGGCTCGAGACCGGTCGGACGCGCGTCGAAGCCGCGTTGCAGACCGCGGACGGCGCCACGATCCCCTACGAGTTCGTCGCGACCACGCTCACCGCTCCCGACGGCGAGCCCCGGCTGGCCGGGATCGGCCGCGACATCACCGAGCGCAAGCGCCGCGACCGCGAACTGGCGAAGTACGAAGCGATCGTCGAAACGAGTAACGACGGCATCTACGTCGCGGACGATGCGCTGGAGTACACGATGGTCAACGACGCCTACGCCGCGTTGACCGGCTACGACCGCGACGAGTTGCTGGGCACGCACGCCTCGCGCGTCGTCGCGGACGAGACGCTCGAGCGCGCGGCCGAGTTGCGGGAGGCGATGGCCACCGAGGCGGTGGCGAAGCCGACCATCGAGGGGACGATCGAGACGGCCGACGGCGAGCGCGTCCCCGTCGAGGTGACGTTCTCGACCGTTTCGAGCGACGGCACCGCCGAACGCGTCGGTATCGTTCGCGACATCACCGTGCGCAAAGAACAACGCCGACAGCTCGAGGCGAGCGAGCGCCGGTACCGGACGCTCGTCGAGCACTTCCCGAACGGCGCGGTCGCCCTCTTCGACGACGACTTCCGCTATACGGCCGTCGGCGGGCAACTACTGGACGCCATGGGCGTCGCCCCTGACGACCGCGTCGGCACCAGCGTCTACGACATCTACCCGGACGACATTGTCGACGAGGTCGAACCGTACTTCACCGCCGCCCTCGCGGGCGAGGCCACCTCGTTCGACGTCGAGTATCGCGACCGCCACCTCTTGGCGTACACGCTCCCCATCCGCGACGCCGGCGACGAAATCTACGCCGGGATGCTCGTCGTCCAGAACATCACCGACCTCAAGGAGACCCAGCGCCGCCTCGAGGAATCCAACGAACGACTGCAGCAGTTCGCCTACGCGGCCAGCCACGACCTGCAGGAGCCGCTGCGGATGGTCTCGAGCTACCTCCAGTTGATCGAGCAACGGTATGGCGACGCCCTCGACGCGGATGGCCACGAATTCCTCGCGTTCGCCGTCGACGGCGCCGAGCGGATGCGCGCGATGATCGACGGCCTGCTCGAGTACTCCCGGGTCGAAACGCAGGGCGAGCCGTTCGAACCGGTCGCTCTCGAGGATGTCGTCGAGGAGGCCCGCGCGAATCTCCACGTGCGGATCGCCGAGACCGACGCTCGGATCGAGGTGGCGGACCTGCCCGTCGTCGAGGGTGACCCGCGGCAACTTCGCCAACTGTTCCAAAACTTGTTGAGTAACGCGATCGAGTACAGCGGCGACGAGCCCCCACAGGTACACGTCGCGGCCGAGCGCGACGGTGACGAGTGGACCGTCTCGGTGCGCGACGAGGGGATCGGGATCGATCCGGACGAGCACGACCGCATCTTCGAGGTCTTCCAGCGGTTGCACAGTCGCGACGAGCATCCGGGGACGGGCATCGGGCTCGCGCTCTGCCAACGAATTGTCGAGCGCCACGGGGGCGAGATCCGCGTCGACTCCGAGCCCGGCGAGGGCACCACGTTCGCGGTGACGCTCCCGGCAGCGAGCGAGTAG
- a CDS encoding M48 family metallopeptidase, which yields MDWVEDRETIGLALDQSLELTVRAPMSATLADVEDVLESRREWLLEKLYGLAEQAEPPYPKEFLSGEKLPYRGREYHLDVVEADVPEPHLSFDGTEFTLCVHGRDAAADHVSVRRKRQAVVDWYVRRAAAELPARSPRFESQLGLADVSIEIEVGTLDGRWGEYDDGIVRLHWRLLLAPVRIHAYVLVHELAHAVHDDHSDAFWNTVGTVIPDYEDSREWLRLNGNTLRI from the coding sequence ATCGACTGGGTCGAGGACCGCGAGACGATCGGCCTCGCGCTGGATCAGTCGCTCGAGCTGACGGTCCGCGCGCCCATGTCGGCTACGCTCGCCGACGTCGAGGACGTTCTCGAGAGCCGGCGTGAGTGGCTCCTCGAGAAGCTCTACGGACTCGCCGAGCAAGCGGAGCCGCCGTACCCGAAAGAGTTCTTGAGCGGCGAGAAACTCCCGTATCGTGGCCGTGAGTACCACCTCGACGTCGTTGAGGCCGACGTCCCGGAGCCCCACCTATCGTTCGACGGCACCGAGTTCACGCTATGCGTCCACGGGCGCGACGCGGCCGCCGATCACGTGAGCGTCCGTCGGAAGCGGCAGGCGGTCGTCGACTGGTACGTCCGCCGCGCCGCCGCCGAACTCCCCGCCCGCAGTCCGCGGTTCGAATCGCAGTTGGGCCTCGCGGACGTGTCGATCGAGATTGAGGTCGGCACGCTCGACGGCCGCTGGGGCGAGTACGACGACGGCATCGTCCGCCTCCATTGGCGGCTGCTACTCGCGCCGGTCCGAATACACGCCTACGTGCTCGTCCACGAGCTGGCCCACGCCGTCCACGACGACCACTCCGACGCCTTCTGGAACACGGTGGGGACGGTGATCCCCGACTATGAGGATAGTCGCGAGTGGCTGCGACTGAACGGGAATACGCTGAGGATTTAG
- the tatA gene encoding twin-arginine translocase TatA/TatE family subunit — MVLEIAPLFAPMPGGPELLIILFIAILLFGANKIPKLARSTGEAMGEFQKGREKVETELEEMRQTGDYDEDEDEEFVDTEPVTSEEDTETESN, encoded by the coding sequence ATGGTACTCGAAATCGCACCGCTGTTCGCCCCCATGCCCGGGGGTCCGGAACTCCTGATCATCCTCTTCATCGCCATCTTGCTGTTCGGGGCGAACAAGATCCCGAAGTTGGCGCGCTCGACGGGCGAGGCGATGGGGGAGTTCCAGAAGGGCCGCGAGAAGGTCGAAACCGAACTCGAGGAGATGCGTCAGACCGGCGACTACGACGAGGACGAGGACGAGGAGTTCGTCGACACCGAACCGGTCACCTCGGAAGAGGACACCGAAACCGAATCGAACTGA
- a CDS encoding redoxin domain-containing protein has product MPSAGDTAPDFTVPLANGDVDSFTLSERLADEAPIVLAFFPGAFTSVCTAEMCTFEDRLSAFEDVDATVYGVSVDSPFALNEFREQNGLSFGLLSDFEKEVVDAYDVRMDFADLGVHDVAKRSVFVIDADGEVTYAWVSDDPGVEPEYAEVEDAVADIA; this is encoded by the coding sequence ATGCCATCCGCTGGTGACACCGCGCCCGACTTCACCGTACCGCTCGCGAACGGCGACGTCGACTCCTTTACGCTCTCGGAGCGACTCGCCGACGAAGCGCCGATCGTCCTCGCCTTTTTCCCCGGCGCGTTCACGAGCGTCTGCACGGCCGAGATGTGCACCTTCGAGGACCGCCTGTCGGCGTTCGAGGACGTCGACGCCACCGTCTACGGCGTCAGCGTCGACTCCCCGTTCGCGCTCAACGAGTTCCGCGAGCAAAACGGCCTCTCCTTTGGCCTGCTCAGCGACTTCGAGAAGGAGGTCGTCGACGCGTACGACGTCCGCATGGACTTCGCCGACCTCGGCGTCCACGACGTCGCCAAGCGCTCGGTGTTCGTGATCGACGCCGACGGCGAGGTCACCTACGCGTGGGTCAGCGACGACCCCGGCGTCGAACCCGAGTACGCCGAAGTCGAGGACGCCGTCGCCGACATCGCCTGA
- a CDS encoding DNA-methyltransferase: MPDHVDLEAYVPESCRDLLEMSDNELKSEIPALARDEGRMGDVEQAVQQLPSHHDLYEGDSRDVLTRLDDESVDLAVTSPPYFNLKDYETPEDGQLGDIDDYERFITLLDEVWAECERVLRPGGRLCVVVGDVLRSRSEHGRHRVIPLHATIQEHATNLGFDNLAPIIWYKIGNASLEAGGNARFLGKPYEPGAVVKNDIEYILLFRKQNGGYRSPNTAERILSTIEADEHQRMFRQLWDDITGERQRDHPAPYPADLAERLIRMFSFVGDTILDPFAGTGSTAVAASRCGRNSVGVELEPEYVDIAEARIQNERGTLTNIQNLSVSVER, from the coding sequence ATGCCTGACCACGTGGATCTCGAAGCATACGTCCCCGAGTCTTGCCGAGACCTACTGGAGATGAGCGACAACGAACTGAAGTCCGAAATCCCGGCACTCGCCCGAGACGAGGGGCGGATGGGCGACGTCGAACAGGCCGTCCAGCAACTTCCCAGCCATCATGACCTGTACGAGGGTGACAGTCGGGACGTCCTCACACGGCTCGACGACGAGTCCGTCGACCTCGCCGTTACTTCTCCTCCCTACTTCAACCTCAAAGACTACGAGACGCCCGAGGACGGCCAGCTCGGCGACATCGACGACTACGAGCGATTCATTACGCTCCTCGACGAGGTGTGGGCGGAGTGTGAACGGGTTCTCCGGCCGGGGGGCCGACTGTGCGTCGTCGTCGGCGACGTCCTCCGCTCGCGGAGCGAACACGGCCGTCACCGCGTCATCCCCCTTCACGCCACGATTCAAGAGCACGCGACCAACCTCGGTTTCGACAACCTCGCGCCGATCATCTGGTACAAGATCGGAAATGCGTCCCTCGAGGCCGGCGGAAACGCTCGGTTCCTCGGTAAGCCCTACGAGCCCGGGGCGGTCGTCAAAAACGATATCGAGTATATTCTCCTGTTCCGCAAGCAGAACGGCGGCTACCGCTCGCCGAACACGGCCGAACGCATTTTGTCGACCATCGAGGCGGACGAACACCAGCGGATGTTTCGGCAGCTCTGGGACGATATTACGGGCGAACGTCAGCGCGACCACCCTGCGCCGTACCCGGCGGACCTCGCCGAGCGGCTCATTCGGATGTTCAGTTTCGTCGGCGACACTATCCTCGACCCGTTCGCGGGGACGGGCTCGACGGCGGTCGCCGCCAGTCGCTGCGGACGTAACAGCGTAGGGGTCGAACTTGAACCCGAATACGTAGACATCGCAGAGGCGCGGATTCAGAACGAACGTGGGACGCTGACGAACATCCAGAACTTGTCGGTGTCGGTTGAGCGGTAG